Genomic segment of Pseudoalteromonas sp. NC201:
TGGTAGGACAAAGCGGCGGACAAAGAGATCCTGGTCTATACTTTGAAATACGGCATAAGGGAAGCGCTGTAGATCCGATAAAATGGTGCAGATCCAGTTAACTGAATAACCCGTGCTGCACCTTGATGAGGAGCAGCACATGAATAGACAAACCCGTTTTTACGCGCTCGCAGCGCGCTATGTTGCATTATTAAGCTTCCTGCTTTTGTTAAGTTTTAGCGCTTTTAGTCACGCGTCTACACAAAAGTTCTCGGCTCAAGAAATCGATGAAATCCTGTATCATATTCACACCTATTATGTTGAAGACTTGCCTCTGAGTCGCTACAACGCGGGCAACTTATCGAGCCTCTTCGATAATTTAGATCCCTACTCTAAATACCTCAATGAGGAAGACTTGGAATCCATCTTCAGTGCAGCAAATGGACGCTACACAGGGCTTGGTATTGAAGTCGAAGAGCAAGATAATTACGTGATTATCTTGGATACCCTGCCCAATTCACCAGCAGCCCAAGCAGGCATAGAGAGCGGTGATAAACTCCATGCAATCAATGGCGCTAATGTTGCGGGCAAATCGATAGAAGAAGTGTCTGCCCTACTCAAAGCTGCAAATAAAAATCTCATCAATTTAGTAGTATTAAGACAAGACGAGCTGGTTGCACTTGAGCTTAAACGTCAAGAGATAGTCATTGAAAGTGTCGCCAGTAAACTCTTAAACGACGGCACCGGCTTTTTAAGCGTCAACAGTTTTAATCATCACACCTACCATGATGTTGCAAGACACATAAGCCGACTACAAGTACAGTTAGGTAGTCCATTGAAAAAGCTGGTTATTGATTTACGTGACAACCCCGGCGGTACACTTAATAGTGCCGTGGCAATCTCAGATCTTTTTTTAGACAGTGGCACAATCGTCACGACCAAAGGCCGCTTCTATGACGCCAATCAGGCTTACATTGCAAAGCGTGGAGATATTTTAAATG
This window contains:
- a CDS encoding S41 family peptidase, with protein sequence MNRQTRFYALAARYVALLSFLLLLSFSAFSHASTQKFSAQEIDEILYHIHTYYVEDLPLSRYNAGNLSSLFDNLDPYSKYLNEEDLESIFSAANGRYTGLGIEVEEQDNYVIILDTLPNSPAAQAGIESGDKLHAINGANVAGKSIEEVSALLKAANKNLINLVVLRQDELVALELKRQEIVIESVASKLLNDGTGFLSVNSFNHHTYHDVARHISRLQVQLGSPLKKLVIDLRDNPGGTLNSAVAISDLFLDSGTIVTTKGRFYDANQAYIAKRGDILNGAPILVLINNNSASAAEILAAALKDNKRALVVGLRSYGKGSVQSLIPIGNGTTALKLTTARYYTPAGTSIEGKGIEPDVYFTKQALSLLDKSAIITGEESIKTTGIEQLASHWPKALALVQSQ